A window from Micromonospora profundi encodes these proteins:
- a CDS encoding HupE/UreJ family protein has translation MSGHVRRTVVAVAAGIALAVFPFLGVKAASAHGFSSTVYAKIIAGDEGHIRTAVELEYDLLVVSAADAGDDDPLFRAGTAAFEAGDTGAQAAALKAHTATVLRYVADRFSIDAGGAACRPGQVGDPTIGEREGVPYATLVLDWTCTGGADEHEVRSGLFPDDEGYVKGTKTIVTYEIDGRSGSAALDVDHPSFSTAQAWYERFGEFFLLGAEHLLSGIDHILFLLALIAGSRRLREIVLAATSFTVAHSVTFMLAALGLVEVPGTIVEPVIALSIAVVAGWHLWGIWRRGEHAADLDTTGRGHVSLDRAGWIRLGVVFCFGLVHGLGFAGALGIDEAWSWTLLWSLLVFNIGIEVVQLGIIAVVFPLLLVLRRRTPKAGVWMTGAVSAGVSIMGLVWFVQRVSGS, from the coding sequence ATGTCAGGGCACGTTCGCCGTACCGTTGTCGCCGTCGCTGCCGGAATCGCTCTGGCGGTGTTTCCGTTTCTGGGCGTCAAGGCGGCGTCAGCGCACGGCTTTTCGTCCACTGTGTACGCCAAGATAATCGCCGGAGACGAGGGTCACATTCGCACGGCTGTGGAACTCGAATACGACCTCCTCGTCGTGTCGGCCGCCGATGCCGGCGACGACGACCCGCTCTTCAGGGCCGGCACCGCCGCCTTCGAGGCGGGCGACACGGGGGCGCAGGCGGCGGCGCTGAAGGCCCACACCGCGACAGTGCTGAGGTACGTCGCCGACCGCTTCTCGATCGACGCGGGGGGTGCGGCCTGCCGACCGGGTCAGGTGGGCGACCCGACGATCGGCGAGCGCGAGGGCGTGCCGTACGCGACTCTGGTGCTGGACTGGACCTGCACCGGCGGAGCCGACGAGCATGAGGTGCGCAGCGGCCTGTTCCCCGACGACGAGGGGTACGTCAAGGGCACCAAGACGATCGTCACCTACGAGATCGACGGCCGCTCCGGCAGCGCGGCGCTCGACGTCGACCACCCCTCCTTCTCGACAGCGCAGGCCTGGTACGAGCGGTTCGGGGAGTTCTTCCTGCTCGGTGCCGAGCATCTGCTGTCCGGCATCGACCACATTCTGTTCCTGCTGGCGCTCATCGCCGGGTCGCGGCGCCTTCGGGAGATAGTGCTCGCGGCCACGAGTTTCACAGTGGCGCACTCGGTGACGTTCATGCTGGCGGCACTGGGCCTGGTCGAGGTGCCGGGGACGATCGTGGAGCCGGTCATCGCGCTGTCGATCGCCGTCGTCGCCGGCTGGCACCTGTGGGGAATCTGGCGGCGCGGTGAGCACGCGGCTGACCTGGACACGACCGGACGCGGTCACGTCAGCCTGGACCGGGCCGGCTGGATCCGCCTCGGTGTGGTGTTCTGCTTCGGCCTCGTGCACGGGCTGGGTTTCGCGGGCGCGCTCGGCATCGACGAGGCGTGGTCGTGGACGCTGCTGTGGTCCCTGCTGGTGTTCAACATCGGCATCGAGGTCGTCCAGTTGGGGATCATCGCGGTCGTCTTTCCGCTGCTGCTCGTGCTGCGCCGCCGTACGCCGAAAGCTGGCGTCTGGATGACAGGCGCTGTTTCGGCAGGCGTGTCCATTATGGGGCTGGTCTGGTTTGTGCAGCGTGTTTCCGGGTCGTGA
- a CDS encoding purple acid phosphatase family protein produces the protein MTLSTSTRASGLVRRRLVAGVVAGCLGMGAALGSGLMTGASAAESTTISSVILGVGANETQRIVTWYSSADTAQKIQLAPTAEIVNGEFPASAVNFDAVGAANTSTTGFNRHATISNLRENTAYSYRVGSEGSWSPAYAFKTQDFEGDYDFLFFGDPQIGSSGDRLMDQAGWEETLKVATAANPNAELLVSGGDHVESANDEGQWTSFMAPDQLRQYPVVATIGNHDVGGKSYEQHHFTPNTDRSAPYYDNGNPAGTKSGGDYWFVYKDVLFIDINSNSYKLSTDGSNAGDAAHVSYITDVVNKHGSEAKWKVLVYHHSIYSPASHATDSDNKQRREDFTTAFSNLGIDMVLQGHDHSYSRSYSIKNGQKENPAEKPGAADVFPGPGGVIYVTANSASGSKYYDIKKPDSSGTGIRGNGPDPLDPSKYWYNSVQNQEHVRSYVKVQVRGDKLVLANVRSGTCAAPNAAVEKGLSCVNTPDGQPVGSIVDNVTVHPYNGDGQSIQVNVPNPAPGEFGWTIDGYNGLVDLGVAQERDGTYFQANGKINPILVSDSRRSLAPWSISANVGDFQDGDKKFSGSYLGWTPYVLDAGAGAEAGAPVLSSFDDQGKGLSVSSGLGAAGQGHPRGGAKLGADLDLKIPDSVVKGSYRATLTITALSS, from the coding sequence ATGACATTGAGCACCTCGACACGGGCCTCCGGGCTCGTGCGGCGGCGCCTGGTCGCCGGGGTCGTAGCCGGATGCCTCGGGATGGGCGCGGCCCTCGGCAGCGGCCTGATGACCGGCGCCAGCGCGGCCGAGTCCACCACGATCAGCAGCGTCATCCTCGGCGTCGGCGCCAACGAGACCCAGCGCATCGTGACCTGGTACTCCTCCGCCGACACCGCGCAGAAGATCCAACTCGCCCCGACCGCCGAGATCGTCAACGGCGAGTTCCCGGCCAGCGCGGTCAACTTCGACGCCGTCGGTGCGGCGAACACCTCGACCACCGGCTTCAACCGGCACGCCACGATCAGCAACCTGCGCGAGAACACGGCGTACTCGTACCGGGTCGGCTCCGAGGGCAGCTGGTCCCCGGCGTACGCATTCAAGACGCAGGACTTCGAGGGCGACTACGACTTCCTGTTCTTCGGTGACCCCCAGATCGGCTCCTCCGGCGACCGGCTGATGGACCAGGCCGGCTGGGAGGAGACCCTGAAGGTCGCCACAGCGGCCAACCCGAACGCCGAACTGCTGGTCTCCGGCGGCGACCACGTCGAGTCCGCGAACGACGAGGGGCAGTGGACGTCGTTCATGGCGCCCGACCAGCTGCGCCAGTACCCGGTGGTCGCCACCATCGGCAACCACGACGTCGGCGGCAAGTCCTACGAGCAGCACCACTTCACCCCGAACACCGACCGGTCGGCCCCGTACTACGACAACGGGAACCCGGCCGGCACCAAGTCCGGCGGTGACTACTGGTTCGTCTACAAGGACGTGCTGTTCATCGACATCAACAGCAACAGCTACAAGCTGTCGACCGACGGCAGCAACGCCGGTGACGCCGCGCACGTCTCGTACATCACCGACGTGGTCAACAAGCACGGCTCCGAGGCCAAGTGGAAGGTGCTTGTCTACCACCACTCCATCTACTCGCCTGCCAGCCACGCGACCGACAGCGACAACAAGCAGCGACGCGAGGACTTCACCACTGCGTTCTCCAACCTCGGCATCGACATGGTGTTGCAGGGCCACGACCACAGCTACTCGCGCAGCTACTCCATCAAGAACGGGCAGAAGGAGAACCCGGCCGAGAAGCCGGGTGCCGCCGACGTGTTCCCCGGCCCGGGCGGCGTCATCTACGTGACGGCCAACTCGGCCTCCGGCTCGAAGTACTACGACATCAAGAAGCCGGACAGCAGCGGCACCGGCATCCGTGGCAATGGCCCGGACCCGCTGGACCCGAGCAAGTACTGGTACAACTCGGTGCAGAACCAGGAGCACGTCCGCAGCTACGTCAAGGTGCAGGTGCGCGGCGACAAGCTGGTCCTGGCAAACGTCCGCAGCGGCACCTGCGCGGCGCCGAACGCGGCCGTCGAGAAGGGCCTCTCCTGCGTCAACACCCCGGACGGCCAGCCGGTCGGCTCGATCGTCGACAACGTGACGGTGCACCCGTACAACGGTGACGGCCAGTCCATCCAGGTCAACGTGCCGAACCCGGCGCCGGGCGAGTTCGGTTGGACGATCGACGGCTACAACGGTCTGGTCGACCTCGGTGTCGCGCAGGAGCGTGACGGCACCTACTTCCAGGCCAACGGCAAGATCAACCCGATTCTCGTGTCGGACAGCCGCCGCTCTCTCGCCCCGTGGTCGATCTCGGCAAACGTGGGTGACTTCCAGGACGGCGACAAGAAGTTCTCCGGCTCGTACCTGGGTTGGACCCCGTACGTCCTCGACGCCGGTGCCGGCGCCGAGGCCGGTGCTCCGGTCCTGTCGTCCTTCGACGACCAGGGCAAGGGACTCTCGGTCTCCAGCGGCCTCGGTGCGGCCGGCCAGGGCCACCCTCGGGGCGGCGCGAAGCTCGGCGCCGACCTGGACCTGAAGATCCCGGACAGCGTCGTGAAGGGCAGCTACCGCGCCACCCTCACGATCACCGCGCTGAGCAGCTGA
- a CDS encoding WxL protein peptidoglycan domain-containing protein, with protein sequence MPTTATRRKATVAALLRTTALSLLAAVAAVGVVGAGPAVAADGDVAWTVRTASNSYGAARSSYSYNVNPGGTVEDAMVVANRGTAALKLSVYAADGFTTDAGQLDLLTRDKKSVAIGAWAHAGTDSVVIQPGKTAQVPFRISVPGNATPGDYVGGVLTALTQANQAEGINVDRRLGIRIKLRVGGELTPDLVIEDFHVRYDGTLNPFGKGDATVSYRIHNTGNAALSGQQDVSVSGPFGMLRVRADEIAAPPELLPGESWDVTVPVHGVTPAVRLASTATLTPLLTDVSGSTTSLKPVRATAHGWAVPWMLTLAVAALIVVLVGALLYRRRSRSQRRTREDARVRDAVAKALRGQGTQTA encoded by the coding sequence ATGCCAACGACCGCAACGCGCCGGAAAGCCACCGTCGCCGCCCTGCTCCGTACGACAGCTCTGTCCCTGCTCGCCGCCGTCGCTGCCGTCGGCGTCGTCGGCGCCGGGCCCGCCGTGGCGGCGGACGGCGACGTCGCCTGGACGGTCCGGACGGCCTCCAACAGCTACGGCGCCGCCCGGTCCAGCTACAGCTACAACGTCAACCCCGGCGGCACTGTCGAGGACGCCATGGTGGTGGCCAACCGCGGCACCGCGGCACTGAAGCTGTCCGTGTACGCCGCCGACGGTTTCACCACCGACGCCGGCCAGCTCGACCTGCTGACCAGGGACAAGAAATCCGTCGCGATCGGCGCCTGGGCGCACGCCGGCACCGACAGCGTGGTGATCCAGCCCGGAAAGACCGCGCAGGTCCCGTTCCGGATCAGCGTTCCCGGCAACGCCACGCCCGGTGACTACGTCGGTGGCGTCCTCACCGCGCTGACCCAGGCCAACCAGGCCGAGGGCATCAACGTGGACCGTCGCCTCGGCATCCGGATCAAACTGCGCGTCGGCGGCGAACTCACTCCGGACCTCGTCATCGAGGACTTCCACGTGCGCTACGACGGCACCCTCAACCCGTTCGGCAAGGGCGACGCGACAGTTTCGTACCGGATCCACAACACCGGCAACGCGGCCCTGTCCGGCCAGCAGGACGTCTCCGTCTCGGGCCCGTTCGGCATGCTGCGGGTACGGGCCGACGAGATCGCCGCGCCCCCGGAGCTGCTTCCCGGCGAGAGCTGGGACGTGACGGTGCCCGTGCACGGCGTGACCCCCGCGGTCCGGCTCGCGTCGACCGCCACCCTCACACCTCTGCTCACCGACGTGTCCGGCTCCACCACCTCGCTCAAGCCCGTTCGGGCCACGGCGCACGGATGGGCAGTGCCCTGGATGCTGACGTTGGCGGTGGCCGCCCTGATCGTCGTACTCGTGGGTGCTCTTCTGTACCGGCGGCGCAGCCGGTCCCAGCGCAGGACGCGGGAGGACGCCCGGGTCCGGGACGCCGTCGCCAAGGCGCTGCGCGGCCAGGGCACGCAGACGGCCTGA
- a CDS encoding quinone oxidoreductase family protein produces MIDGDVPERMQVAAFDEFGGPEVITLRKLPVPEVAADEVLIKVLSAGVGVWDVFERQGVLVPEGTEFPIVPGSDGAGTVVTVGSQVTGIAEGDLVYVSATTRPKGGFYAEYAVAKAEYVAKVPDGVPAEHAGALSTDALTALAGLDALGLPSNAWLLIFGASGGQGHLAVQLAKRQGLNVIAVASGPDGVALVTRLGADVSLDGHGDTAELLARIRDSAPDGVAGILAMAGGETLDRLTEALADGGAVAFAHGVRPEPSERPGVQVRAYDGVSNPRQLQRLNELIEAGPFVVHVAEKFPLGKVREAHQRLETSYLGKLLLTIA; encoded by the coding sequence ATGATTGACGGGGATGTGCCAGAGCGGATGCAGGTCGCGGCCTTCGACGAGTTCGGTGGGCCGGAAGTGATCACCCTGCGGAAACTGCCAGTGCCGGAGGTCGCCGCCGACGAGGTGCTGATCAAGGTGTTGAGCGCCGGCGTGGGCGTGTGGGACGTGTTCGAGCGGCAGGGTGTGCTGGTGCCCGAGGGCACCGAGTTCCCGATCGTGCCCGGTTCCGACGGCGCCGGGACGGTCGTCACAGTGGGCAGCCAGGTCACCGGCATCGCGGAGGGCGACCTCGTCTACGTCTCCGCCACCACGCGACCGAAGGGCGGCTTCTACGCCGAGTACGCGGTGGCGAAGGCGGAGTACGTGGCGAAGGTGCCCGACGGTGTGCCGGCCGAGCACGCCGGTGCCCTGTCCACGGACGCGCTTACCGCCCTAGCCGGACTGGACGCCCTCGGCCTGCCGTCCAACGCCTGGCTGTTGATCTTCGGGGCGAGCGGCGGTCAGGGCCACCTGGCCGTCCAGTTGGCCAAGCGGCAGGGGCTCAACGTGATCGCCGTCGCCTCCGGCCCGGACGGGGTGGCTCTGGTGACCCGGCTTGGTGCTGACGTGTCCCTCGACGGCCACGGCGACACCGCCGAGCTGCTCGCGCGGATCCGGGACTCGGCACCCGACGGGGTGGCAGGCATCCTGGCGATGGCCGGCGGCGAAACGCTCGACCGCCTTACCGAGGCGCTGGCCGACGGTGGCGCTGTCGCGTTCGCCCACGGCGTGCGACCGGAGCCGAGCGAACGGCCCGGCGTGCAGGTCCGGGCGTACGACGGTGTATCCAACCCCCGCCAGTTGCAGCGCCTCAACGAACTGATCGAGGCCGGGCCGTTCGTGGTGCACGTGGCCGAGAAGTTCCCGCTGGGCAAGGTACGGGAGGCACACCAGCGCCTGGAGACCTCCTACCTGGGCAAGCTGCTGCTGACCATCGCCTGA
- a CDS encoding HAD family hydrolase yields the protein MSLPLPPGEFAAYLFDCDGTIVDSMPLHYLAWQHALDEWGCEFPEDLFYAWGGRPTADIVVALNEQQGLRMPVAAVVENRERYYQELLPQLAAVPEVLAHIHDAHRRVPFAVVSGSTRASVTSSLDALGLLDRFDVLVCADDYTRAKPDPEAFLLAARQLGVPPDSCLVFEDTDLGIQAATAAGMASVRVPQQRTA from the coding sequence GTGAGTCTGCCTCTGCCTCCCGGTGAGTTCGCCGCGTACCTGTTCGACTGCGACGGCACCATCGTCGACTCGATGCCGCTGCACTATCTGGCCTGGCAGCATGCCCTCGACGAGTGGGGCTGCGAGTTCCCGGAGGACCTCTTCTACGCGTGGGGCGGGCGGCCGACCGCCGACATCGTTGTGGCGCTGAACGAGCAGCAGGGTCTGCGCATGCCGGTGGCGGCAGTCGTCGAGAACCGTGAGCGCTACTACCAGGAGTTGCTGCCGCAGTTGGCCGCCGTGCCGGAGGTGCTGGCGCACATCCACGACGCGCACCGGCGGGTCCCGTTCGCCGTCGTCTCCGGCAGCACCCGGGCGTCGGTCACCTCCTCGCTCGACGCGCTCGGTCTGCTGGACCGCTTCGACGTGCTGGTCTGTGCGGACGACTACACCCGTGCCAAGCCGGACCCGGAGGCTTTCCTGCTCGCGGCGCGGCAGCTGGGCGTACCCCCGGATTCCTGCCTGGTCTTCGAGGACACCGACCTGGGCATCCAGGCCGCGACCGCGGCGGGCATGGCGTCGGTACGCGTGCCGCAGCAGCGCACCGCGTGA
- a CDS encoding RNA polymerase sigma factor, with translation MRGEGAAVGSSVEAVFREERGRLLASLVHRFGDLDLAEEVTSEAIEAALVHWPAEGVPSRPGAWLLTTARRRAVDRLRRDRVLATRLAVLQAEAERAGPAPPADADRDLPDDRLALFFTCAHPALPAQDRGALTLRFLAGLTTTEVARAFLVPPTTMAQRLVRAKRKIRDARIPFRVPGADELPERLPTVLQAVYSIFTEGYAASSGPDLQRTDLTEEAIRLARILRRLLPGEQEVAGLLALMLLTDARRAARTGPDGEVVLLDDQDRTRWDHAMIDEGRALVLVALTGGQPGPYGVQAAIAALHDEAADVASTDWPQVVALYDVLLTMVPSPVVALNRAAAVAMRDGPEAGLALLDGLADDPRLRGYHLYPATRADLLRRLGRDDEAAASYRSALALVGTEPERAHLLRRLASVADD, from the coding sequence GTGCGCGGCGAGGGGGCAGCTGTCGGCTCGTCCGTGGAGGCGGTGTTCCGGGAGGAACGCGGACGGCTGCTCGCCTCGCTCGTGCACCGATTCGGCGACCTGGACCTGGCCGAGGAGGTCACCTCCGAGGCCATCGAGGCGGCGTTGGTGCACTGGCCGGCCGAGGGTGTCCCGAGCCGGCCCGGCGCGTGGCTGCTCACCACGGCCCGCCGCCGCGCCGTGGATCGGCTGCGTCGCGACCGGGTGCTGGCGACCCGGCTCGCGGTGCTCCAGGCGGAGGCCGAGCGGGCCGGGCCCGCTCCGCCCGCCGATGCCGACCGCGACCTGCCCGACGACCGGCTGGCGCTCTTTTTCACCTGCGCGCATCCGGCCCTTCCCGCCCAGGATCGCGGGGCGCTCACCCTGCGCTTCCTCGCCGGTCTCACCACTACCGAGGTCGCGCGTGCCTTCCTGGTGCCGCCGACGACAATGGCCCAGCGGCTCGTCCGGGCCAAGCGGAAGATCCGGGACGCGCGCATCCCGTTCCGGGTGCCCGGCGCCGACGAGTTGCCCGAGCGGCTGCCCACGGTGCTCCAGGCCGTCTACTCGATCTTCACCGAGGGGTACGCGGCAAGCTCCGGCCCGGACCTGCAGCGGACCGACCTCACCGAGGAGGCCATCCGGCTGGCCCGGATCCTGCGCCGGCTGCTGCCCGGCGAGCAGGAGGTCGCCGGGCTGCTGGCGTTGATGCTGCTCACCGACGCCCGGCGTGCCGCGCGAACCGGCCCGGACGGCGAGGTCGTCCTCCTGGACGACCAGGACCGCACCCGTTGGGACCACGCGATGATCGACGAGGGGCGGGCGTTGGTGCTGGTAGCGCTCACCGGAGGGCAGCCGGGCCCGTACGGCGTGCAGGCGGCGATCGCCGCGCTGCACGACGAGGCCGCCGATGTGGCAAGCACCGACTGGCCGCAGGTGGTGGCGCTCTACGACGTGTTGCTGACCATGGTCCCCTCGCCGGTCGTGGCGCTCAACCGGGCTGCCGCCGTGGCGATGCGGGACGGGCCGGAGGCGGGGCTCGCGCTGTTGGACGGGTTGGCCGACGATCCACGGCTGCGCGGCTACCACCTGTATCCGGCGACCCGCGCCGACCTGCTGCGCCGGCTCGGCCGCGACGACGAGGCCGCGGCGTCGTACCGCAGCGCGTTGGCTCTTGTCGGCACGGAGCCGGAACGGGCGCACCTGCTGCGCCGGCTGGCGTCCGTGGCGGACGACTGA
- a CDS encoding YciI family protein gives MLLYMSAATDAEAGDQCTFEDWIRYEREMKDSGIWVSGHPLQDLTTCTSVRVGADGERTITDGPFVETREVLGGYDIIDVPDLDAALKWAARSPGATGGASVQVRPIAEIPVGV, from the coding sequence ATGCTGCTGTACATGAGCGCCGCCACCGACGCGGAGGCCGGCGACCAGTGCACCTTCGAGGACTGGATCCGCTACGAGCGGGAGATGAAGGATTCCGGGATCTGGGTTTCCGGGCACCCGTTGCAGGACCTGACGACGTGCACGAGCGTGCGGGTCGGCGCGGACGGCGAACGCACGATCACCGACGGGCCGTTCGTCGAGACCCGCGAGGTGCTCGGCGGGTACGACATCATCGACGTCCCGGACCTGGACGCGGCGCTGAAGTGGGCGGCGCGCAGCCCCGGGGCAACCGGCGGCGCGTCGGTGCAGGTGCGTCCGATCGCCGAGATCCCGGTCGGGGTCTGA
- the trpS gene encoding tryptophan--tRNA ligase: MSVPRMLTGDRPTGRLHLGHYVGSIANRVRLHQRYESFFIIADLHMLTTRNRREDIDQVSGNAREMVTDILAAGVDPDRATFYLQSAIPEVGDLNTLLQNLVTVPRLERVPSLKDMARDAGKEEMPYGLLGYPVLQAADILCVKGEVVPVGRDNAAHVEVTREIARRFNHLYGPVFPVPELIQADTPSLVGTDGAAKMSKSRGNTIALSDDPATVRRKVRGMYTDPNRVRADVPGSVEGNPVFAYHEVFNSDRDEVADLARRYRAGQVGDVEVKERLVVALERFLAPIRERRAEIEADRGLVDRLIVEGTERTRQVVRHTLVEVRRAMGLTGAYQQVRRRAERSRRRTDAPA, encoded by the coding sequence ATGTCCGTCCCACGCATGCTCACCGGCGACCGGCCAACCGGTCGCCTGCACCTCGGCCACTACGTCGGCAGCATCGCCAACCGGGTGCGGCTGCACCAGCGGTACGAGAGCTTCTTCATCATCGCCGACCTGCACATGCTCACCACGCGCAACCGTCGCGAGGACATCGACCAGGTTTCCGGCAACGCCCGGGAGATGGTGACCGACATCCTCGCCGCAGGCGTCGACCCGGACCGGGCAACCTTCTACCTCCAGTCGGCCATCCCGGAGGTGGGCGACCTCAACACCCTGCTACAGAACCTGGTGACCGTGCCGCGCCTGGAACGGGTGCCGTCGCTCAAGGACATGGCCCGCGACGCTGGCAAGGAGGAGATGCCGTACGGGCTGCTGGGTTATCCGGTGCTCCAGGCCGCTGACATCCTCTGCGTGAAGGGCGAGGTGGTCCCGGTCGGCAGGGACAACGCCGCGCACGTCGAGGTGACCCGGGAGATCGCCCGGCGGTTCAACCATCTGTACGGGCCGGTCTTCCCGGTGCCTGAGCTGATCCAGGCGGACACACCGAGTCTGGTGGGTACCGACGGCGCGGCGAAGATGAGCAAGAGCCGGGGCAACACGATCGCCCTCTCCGACGACCCGGCAACTGTGCGCCGGAAGGTGCGCGGGATGTACACGGACCCGAACCGGGTACGGGCGGACGTACCGGGATCGGTGGAGGGAAACCCCGTCTTCGCGTACCACGAGGTTTTCAACTCGGACCGCGACGAGGTCGCGGACCTGGCCCGGCGGTACCGGGCCGGGCAGGTGGGTGACGTGGAGGTCAAGGAGCGCCTGGTCGTGGCGCTGGAACGGTTCCTGGCGCCGATCCGGGAGCGGCGGGCGGAGATCGAGGCGGACCGTGGGCTTGTCGACCGGCTGATCGTCGAGGGCACCGAACGGACCCGGCAGGTGGTGCGGCATACCCTGGTGGAGGTACGCCGGGCGATGGGGTTGACCGGCGCGTACCAGCAGGTGCGGCGGCGGGCCGAGCGGAGCCGTCGCCGGACGGACGCCCCGGCCTGA
- a CDS encoding PRC-barrel domain-containing protein, whose protein sequence is MQPSIFNPWTWRDPSALAGGYGQTTPSVTPPQRQDGGDGRPDAPGPGTPVDLVGYQVQASDGRIGTIDEASDETDAGYLVVDTGPWIFGQKVLLPAGTVAEVNHQERVVHVDRTRQEIKDAPPFEAEQVDPEYRERVGNYYSDRYVPPPGSAPRVI, encoded by the coding sequence ATGCAACCCTCGATCTTCAATCCCTGGACCTGGCGGGACCCGTCCGCCCTCGCTGGCGGGTACGGCCAGACCACCCCGTCGGTCACACCGCCGCAGCGCCAGGACGGCGGGGACGGCCGCCCGGACGCACCCGGACCCGGAACGCCCGTGGACCTGGTGGGCTACCAGGTGCAGGCGAGTGACGGGCGCATCGGCACCATCGACGAGGCGAGCGACGAGACCGATGCCGGGTACCTGGTGGTGGACACCGGGCCGTGGATCTTCGGCCAGAAGGTGCTGCTGCCGGCCGGCACGGTGGCCGAGGTGAACCACCAGGAGCGCGTCGTGCACGTCGACAGGACCCGGCAGGAGATCAAGGACGCTCCGCCGTTCGAAGCGGAGCAGGTCGACCCGGAGTACCGGGAGCGCGTCGGCAACTACTACAGCGACCGGTACGTTCCGCCCCCCGGGTCGGCGCCGCGGGTAATCTGA
- a CDS encoding SCO4848 family membrane protein — translation MVLSRGWALFLVGVGIWTWVIWPRFAVAIWNDPRSWASGTVADGAGTSFLWVHALLIAASLLIGTTVGVLGVRAWLAARRRQAS, via the coding sequence ATGGTGTTGTCACGGGGGTGGGCCCTCTTCCTTGTCGGCGTCGGGATCTGGACCTGGGTGATCTGGCCGAGGTTCGCTGTCGCCATCTGGAACGACCCACGCTCCTGGGCGTCCGGCACGGTGGCCGACGGCGCCGGCACGAGCTTCCTCTGGGTGCACGCACTGCTGATCGCCGCGTCGCTGCTCATCGGGACGACAGTCGGCGTCCTGGGCGTCCGGGCCTGGTTGGCCGCCCGTCGGCGGCAGGCGTCCTGA
- a CDS encoding VOC family protein — protein sequence MAARQLKVGLRVRDLDRSFDLYRQIGFRHLPQPQQANLRYLTFGHTWLILSHVDKHGYHNAERESQTRSGPPGLGFVLVVPAADLDATYALWRREGLPVTLEPEDVGWARIFYGLDPDGYEVMFEEFPA from the coding sequence ATGGCGGCCAGACAGCTCAAGGTGGGCCTGCGGGTCCGCGACCTCGACAGATCGTTCGACCTCTACCGACAGATCGGCTTCCGGCACCTTCCTCAGCCGCAGCAGGCAAACCTGCGCTACCTGACCTTCGGTCACACCTGGCTGATCCTGTCGCACGTCGACAAGCACGGCTATCACAACGCCGAACGCGAGAGCCAGACCAGATCAGGGCCGCCTGGACTCGGCTTCGTGCTCGTCGTACCAGCCGCCGACCTCGATGCGACGTACGCGCTGTGGAGGCGCGAAGGTCTGCCGGTGACGCTCGAACCGGAGGACGTCGGGTGGGCGCGTATCTTCTACGGCCTGGACCCCGACGGCTACGAGGTCATGTTCGAGGAGTTCCCCGCATAG